TCTTTAAGGGATAAAACCCATATCAGATATCTGTATTTAATTAATATGTTAAATCCTTCGGCTATGCTGTTTTTACTGCTATTGTTAAGTGACATTTTTAATTATTATTATAATGTATTATAATTGTTATATTTTTTTATAAAGCAAATATTTTAGAAAAAAAAGTATCTACCGATTGTTCCCAAGTTAAATAGTCTGCATTTGTATGGGAATCAGGGGCAGTGGCAGAATTAAAATCTAAACTGGAGACGTCGAAATCGGCGTTTATTTTTTCTAAAACCTTTCCTTTTCCTTTCTTTGTATTTTCAAATTGTTTAATAGCTTGAATGAGCCCCGATTTTTGAGCTTTAAAATACGAAAATACGGGGTATTTCTCTCCAATTTCCCTAAAAACCGGTATATCGCTTGCAAACACTTTTTTACCGCAAAATGCCGCTTCAACCAAAGGCAAACCGAAACCCTCCCTTTTAGAAGCGCATATTACCGCATCAGAATTCTTATATAAAAAATCTAATTCTTCGTCGCTTAAATCATTAAAAATAAATAAGTTTTTGCCTAAACAAGGAGAGTTTTCTATTTTTTTAAGCAAATCTTCTATCTTCCAGCCTATCCTTCCGGAGATGACTAAAAATCCGTTAAAACCGCCGCTCCATAATTCTTCGAACGCTTCTAATGTATAATTATGACCTTTTCTAGGCTCAATAGTTCCAACCATCAAATATAAATTCGAAGTTTTTGCCGCTTTTAATTCTTTTAATTTTATTAGTTCGTTTCTTATAACGGCATAATTTTCATGTATAATAAGGTTGGAACTTTCGCCGTTATAAAAGCTTTCATCTAAACATTTATCGATAAAATCGGTACCTAGTTCAAAATATAAAACTTTCTTATTCTCTATCTTAAGATTGTCTTTAAGGTAATTTTTTATATTTTCCGCTTCGTTTTTCGATATAGTCATTATTACATCTACTAAATTTTTAAAAGCATAAATTTTTTTTTTAAACCGCTCAACCAGTTCTTTTTCAAAAAATTCGGGATTGGTCAGGGGAATTATATCGTAAATAACCGCAATTATCATACCGCCCTTTTGTTTGAATCGTCTGCAAAAATAAGTAAAATAATTATTATAGCGGTAACCCCAAAAACCGTCCAATAAAATTAATAAATCTCCCTCCTGAGGAATAATAGTCTTTTCCGACGATATAGGCAACAACGAATAATGAATCACCTGACGAAAACCGATAAGCATATATTTCAGTTTTTTCATTAAAATCCATAAAAATTTTGAAAATTTAAAAATAACGTCGGTTTCCTTTAATTTAAAATTTTCTTTTAAAATTTTTTTAATAAATTCTTTTATTTTTTTTATTTTATTAACTTGCGGTTTATTATCGTTGTTATTGCATTTGTTATTACCGTTTCTTTGGCTCAAAAAAAACTGCAAATCTACATAGCCGTTTTTAGAGTCTAATACGACTGGAATTATCGGTACTTTATATTTTTTAGACATTTTTTCCGAACGCTTAACTATATTTTTAACGACCCTCTGTATTCCCGTATTTAAATTTTCTATATAGGTTTCGGAACATTCCAAAAAAATCCTGTTTATTTTTTCAGCCATTATTTAATCATTAACGGATTTTAAATTCAAGTTATTTTTGTTGTATTTATATTTTGTATTGTTCTTATTTTAAATTTTAT
This DNA window, taken from Candidatus Acidulodesulfobacterium acidiphilum, encodes the following:
- a CDS encoding glycosyltransferase family 1 protein, whose translation is MAEKINRIFLECSETYIENLNTGIQRVVKNIVKRSEKMSKKYKVPIIPVVLDSKNGYVDLQFFLSQRNGNNKCNNNDNKPQVNKIKKIKEFIKKILKENFKLKETDVIFKFSKFLWILMKKLKYMLIGFRQVIHYSLLPISSEKTIIPQEGDLLILLDGFWGYRYNNYFTYFCRRFKQKGGMIIAVIYDIIPLTNPEFFEKELVERFKKKIYAFKNLVDVIMTISKNEAENIKNYLKDNLKIENKKVLYFELGTDFIDKCLDESFYNGESSNLIIHENYAVIRNELIKLKELKAAKTSNLYLMVGTIEPRKGHNYTLEAFEELWSGGFNGFLVISGRIGWKIEDLLKKIENSPCLGKNLFIFNDLSDEELDFLYKNSDAVICASKREGFGLPLVEAAFCGKKVFASDIPVFREIGEKYPVFSYFKAQKSGLIQAIKQFENTKKGKGKVLEKINADFDVSSLDFNSATAPDSHTNADYLTWEQSVDTFFSKIFAL